Proteins from one Methanofastidiosum sp. genomic window:
- a CDS encoding 4Fe-4S binding protein: protein MPKHKERDGGPIQTKDKAKLLSIAIDETRCDKGGRCTYYCPANAIKYEATPGVCTHCDVCMDVCPVGAIKNSFIDYGKCVSCYTCVRECINNAIVIENHRPKINKGDSKRKLYYCNQCGLCVDACPTDALKWEGGRIRFDTVTCINCNLCVKACPTKIKKNEREKMFTGHCIVCGICTTVCKKDAIKLNYREWQGEHEGCIQCGICKEVCPTKCIDVDLNGFRVNLEKCVMCETCGAYCPVQCLPRKTRDHKEIKGGTLTYNDDLCIMCEQCVKICPKDAISVKSKKLVFDMNKCIRCGACDNICPAYAINVQTDFEDRTINGRSK from the coding sequence ATGCCAAAGCATAAAGAAAGAGACGGAGGCCCAATTCAGACAAAAGATAAAGCCAAGCTATTAAGCATTGCCATAGACGAAACGAGATGCGACAAGGGTGGAAGATGTACTTACTACTGTCCTGCAAACGCAATAAAATACGAAGCAACTCCGGGAGTTTGTACACATTGTGACGTATGTATGGATGTATGTCCAGTAGGCGCAATAAAAAATTCATTCATAGATTACGGAAAATGTGTTTCTTGTTATACTTGCGTTAGAGAATGTATTAATAATGCAATTGTTATAGAAAATCACAGGCCCAAGATAAATAAAGGGGATTCCAAAAGGAAATTATATTATTGTAATCAATGTGGGTTATGTGTCGACGCATGTCCAACTGATGCTTTAAAATGGGAAGGCGGAAGAATTAGATTTGACACTGTAACTTGCATTAATTGTAATCTATGCGTCAAGGCGTGTCCGACAAAAATCAAGAAAAATGAAAGAGAAAAGATGTTCACTGGCCACTGTATTGTTTGCGGTATATGTACCACAGTTTGTAAAAAAGACGCAATTAAATTAAATTACAGAGAATGGCAGGGAGAGCACGAAGGATGCATTCAATGTGGAATCTGTAAAGAAGTATGTCCAACAAAATGCATTGATGTTGATTTGAACGGATTTAGGGTAAATCTCGAAAAGTGTGTAATGTGTGAAACTTGTGGCGCTTACTGTCCTGTCCAATGTCTCCCAAGAAAAACAAGAGATCATAAAGAAATCAAAGGCGGAACTCTTACTTACAATGATGATTTATGTATCATGTGTGAGCAATGTGTTAAGATTTGTCCAAAAGACGCAATCTCTGTTAAGTCAAAAAAGCTTGTCTTTGATATGAACAAATGTATTAGATGTGGAGCTTGTGATAATATTTGTCCAGCTTATGCGATAAATGTACAGACAGATTTTGAAGACAGAACTATTAACGGGAGGTCTAAATAA